The DNA window CCGTCCGCATCCTCAAACACATATTGCCCGCCGGGGATTATACCCTGCAAATTCACCGTAACGCTTTCCTGCCCGCATTCCTTCCTGCGGAAGGCCAAAATCGTCCCTTTGTCGGCGACGGGGTCGTGGAACTGCCAGACACAAAAATAATCGGCCTCAAAACTCCGCGTTCGGGAGAGGCCGATCCTTTAAAGAAAAAAATAATTGACCGCAGCGCGTCCGCCTTCTCTGTTCCGCCGCGGGGGCGGATTCGGGATGGTTTATTTTTTCGCCCCGGCGGGCAGGACGGAAAAGCGGTTGCGCCAGAACGCAATCAGGGCGATCACAACGAGCAGCGCGGCGCCCGCGAGCGAGACGGTCTCCAGGGTGCCGTATTGCCCTTGAAAGCCCTCCGGGGCTTTTAAAAACAGATAAATTCCGAAATACGCCCAGGCGACGGGGAGCGGGAACGCGGCGTTGCGGAGTTTGAGCATCACCAACCCCAGCAGCACGACGGCAACCGACAGCATGATGATCGCCCAGAGTTCGTTCGAAAGGCCGAAGCCGTTCCAGCCGAGTTTCGTCAGCGCGGCGGCGGCGTTGACGACCGTCGCGATGAAGAGCCACCCCGAATAGAGCCCGAACGTCAGGGGCAGCAGCCAGCGTCTGCCTTGGCGGATCTCAAGCAGTTTTTTGTCGATCAGAGCCAGCGTGACGAGGAATGCGGCGATGAACAGGGTCGAAATCTCGACCTGAACGAAGGAGAACATCACGATCCAGGCGACGTTCAGGATGCAGGACAGCCAAAACAGCGCCGTGATGCGTTCGATCGCCTCCTGATAATACGGGTCTTTTTTCCGGGCGATCATCACGATGACGGAAATCAGCAGCAGGGCGTAGATGACGCTCCAGATGCTGAAGGTGAGCGGGCCCGGCGTGATGAGGGTGACGTACATGTCCGAAATCTGCTTCTGGGTCAGCCCGTTGATCAGGCCGATGGCGCCCAGGGTGTTGACGGCGAGGGTGATGAGCAGGGATACCAGGTTGAGCACTGCTTTTCGGGTGGTTTTCATACGAATCCTCCTTTTGGTTTTGGTCTGATTTATTTGTGCGGATTTATTTTTTGCGGGGGACCGGGCCTTTCCCATGTAAAATATGCGCCTTTGGGCCGATCATTCACACCCCGGGGNNNNNNNNNNNNNNNNNNNNNNNNNNNNNNNNNNNNNNNNNNNNNNNNNNNNNNNNNNNNNNNNNNNNNNNNNNNNNNNNNNNNNNNNNNNNNNNNNNNNCGGGCCTTTCCCATGTAAAATATGCGCCTTTGGGCCGATCATTCACACCCCGGGGCACCGATAACGGGTCCGGTTTCGCGTGGCTCAATAAAATATTCATCCTCCGCCCATTTCACGGGATTTTCTTCGATATAACGAAAATGATTCTGATAATCCTCTTCATCCCGAATGATGTGGTCATGATACGATGATTGCCACATATCAAATCCTGCCTGTTTATTTGTATAACGTTTTATTGATGATATGAGTTTTGGAATTATTGCATTAGTAGGGCGCGGCATCCCTGTTCCCGTCGCACGGATTTCCGCGCCGTTATCCAAAAAATCGATAATGGCAATTAAATGCACATGATTTGGCATAATGACATATTTATCTATGCATATTTGATGATTTTTTTGATTTATGAAATCAATTGTTTCAATTAAATTTTTTCCCAATTTCATCAATTCAACAACCGGCTCGGAAAATCTGGACGGCGCGTCAGGGATGCCGCGCCCTACATTGATCTTGCCCAACAATTCCCGGCGGTTTTTTACGCAAATTGTGATGAAATAAGCGCCGTCCGACGAATAATCATATTCTTTTAATCTCATGGTTTTTCTTTGCGGCAGATCGCTCACGAATAAATTCACCTTTCAATACCGTATGGGCGTCACGGGCCACGGTCCGCACGGCCACGGTCCGACGGCCGTCCGCGGATGTACGTCGTTTTTCCCATCGATGTAGGGCGCGGAATCCTTTACGCGCCGCTCCCGCCGCAGCGGTACCACATTTTTCGTGCCTGTGGGCACACGGAGCGTCAGGGATGCCGCTCCCTACGGATTCATAACACAATCCGCGTGTCAATCTGTTCGAAATCCATTACGTGGATTCATGCGGTTTGTCCGGTCCGTTCCGGCTGAAGGCCTCTTTCAAAAACGCGGCGCGCGAATCGATGCAGGCGCGGGTGATCGGGCTTTGTGAAATCACGTCAAACCCGTGGACGGTGCCCTCGGTGTTAAAAACCCGCGCGGAGACGCCGGCCGCTTTCAGGCGCTCCGCATATAAAATCCCGCCGTCGCGCAGGCAGTCGAACTCCGCGGTCTCGACGTAGGCGGGCGCGAGCCCCGCAAACGACGGGGCGTCGACGGGCGAAACGTATTCCCGCTTCTCGGCGCTTTGGCCGCGGAGATAGAGTTTCGCGTATTTGACGACGTCTTTGCTTGAGCACATCGGGACGTCCGTATAGCGGAGCATCGACCCGGTCTCCCGGTTGTCGCCCGTCGCCGGATAGACGAGCATCTGGGCGCAGGGCATTTTCTTTTTGCGGTCTTTCGCCATCAGACATACCGCCGCCGCCAGCATCCCCCCGGCGCTGTCGCCGCCCACCGCGATGCGGTTCGGGTCGATGCCCAGCTCCGAAGCGTGGCTGACGGCGTAAAAATAGGTCATCCAACAGTCATTCACCGCCGCGGGGAACGGGTGTTTCGGCGCGAGGCGGTAATCGGCGAACAGCACTTTGCAGTCAGCCCGCAGCGCGTATTCCCGCGCGAGTTTGAAATGATGCGGCGCGGCGCGCATCACAAATCCCCCGCCGTGAAAATAGACGAGGCAGGGCGCGTCGGGTCCGATTCCGGCGGGCGCGTACAGCAGTGCGAAAAGGGTCTCTCCGTTGTCGGCAAGCAGCGACAGCCGGCTGACTTTGATCTTGCCGTCGGATTTTTCTCTGAAGATCAACGGCTTCATCGTCGTTTTCATCAGCGCGAGCGTGAGTTTATTCAGCCGGGGCCTGAAGTTCAGCATCCTGAAATCGGCGTGGATGGGGTATTTCGGGGGTTTTCGCGTCCCCGACGGCGCGCGCGGCGGTTTCATCTCTTTTTGTCCTCCGGTTCTTTGTCGATCGGAAGGGTGACGAACAGTTTCGCGAGTTCGGGGTCGAATTGGGTTCCGGCGCAGCGGCCGATTTCCCAGAGGGCCTCCTCCCGGCTCGTCGGGTCGCGGTAGACCCGCTCGCCGGTCATGGCGTCAAAGGCGTCGGCGAGCGCCAGGATGCGCGAGAGCAGCGGGATCTGTTCCCCTTTCAGGCCCTGCGGATAGCCGCTGCCGTCCCACCGCTCGTGGTGACAGAGGATATATTCCGCGATGCCCTCGAGGTCCGGCACGGTCATCGCGATGTTTTTTCCGATGACGGTGTGCTTTTGCATCACGGCCCACTCGTCCGGGGTCAGCCGGCCGGGTTTATTCAGAATGCTGTCGGGCACGCCGATCTTTCCGATGTCGTGCAGCAGCGAGAACAGGCGCAGGTTGTCGGTGTCCTGCTGCGCGAGGCCGAGTTTTTCGGCCATCATGCCGGTCAGCCAGGCGATGCGGCGCGCGTGGGTCTCGGTCTCGTGGCTCTTGACGTCCAGCGTCGCCATGATGGAGTTGAACGTCGCGTTCAGATGGCTCATCCGCTCCAGCAGTTTCCGTTTTCTCATAAAAGCGTCGGCGTCCTGTTCGGCGGCGCCGAACGGCTCGTCCGGGCCTTCTTTGGCGCCGTAACCGAGGCTCAGGCTGATTTTGAACGCCTCGTCGGAGAGCGCGGCGTTGCGGGCGTCGCACGCCTCCGCGATTTTATGAAGCATCGCGCTGGCGGTCACACGATCGGTGTTCGGCAGCAAAATGCTGAAATCGTCGCCGCCCGTGCGGGCCAGCACATCGCCTTCGCGCATGCACCCGCGCAGCAGTCCCGCGGTCTCTTTGATGAGGGCGTCGCCCGCCGCGGCGCCGTAGGACTCGTTGATGAGCCGGACGCCGTTGATGTCCGCGACGATGACCGAAAGCGGCAGAAAAGCGTCGGTGTCGAGTTCTTTGCGCGCCCGCTCGTAATAATTGCGGTTATAGATCCCCGTGAGAAAATCGCGGATGTTCAGGTCCTCGATGCGCGCGTAGGCGGCTTCCCGGTCGGACGCGTCGACGACGACGGAATACAGCGCCTTTTTCCCCATATAGCGGATGGGGCTCGCATACACGTCGACCATTTTGACCGAGCCGTCTTTCATCCGGTGCGAAACGGCGTAAAATTTTTGTTTTTCCTTCATCGCGTTCGCCCGCATCGCCCGGACCTGTTCCGGCGGCAGAGCGTTGATTTCCTGTATGGTCAGGCCGCGGAGTTCTTCTTTCGTATAGCCGTAAAACGCCGTTGCGGAGGGATTGGCGTCCAGAATCGCGCCGGATTCCGGCTCGATGAGCAGCATCACTGCGTCGTGCTCGCTGAACATCGAGCGGGTCTGTTCGAGCAGCCGCTCGTTTTCCTGTTCGCGCTCTTTGTTTTTGACCGCCGTCCAGATGCTGCTCATGAACACGGTCATCAGCGCAAGGTCGTTTTGGGTATAATCCCGCTCTTTGTCGGCGAATCCGATGACGGCGACGATCTTGTCGTTTTCGAAGATCGGAAAGGTCATATATTTGCGAAACCGGACGTGGCCTTCGGGGAATCCTTTTTTGAGCGGATTTTCCGCTTCGAAATCGTTGACGATCAGGGCTTTCCGCTGCCGGACCGCCTCGCCCCAGATGCCCGTTTTTTCGAGCGGATACCTTTCGGGCGCGTTTTTCACCGCGCAGTCGCGCATCACGCCTTCGGTCCGGGAGTTCAGGGTGAATTCCCGCTTTTCCTCACTGTAAAAATAGATATAGCCGTATTTGCTGCCGGTGATGCGGATGGCCTCCTGCAGCGCAAAATCCAGCCGTTCGCGA is part of the Oscillospiraceae bacterium genome and encodes:
- a CDS encoding tryptophan-rich sensory protein, with the protein product MKTTRKAVLNLVSLLITLAVNTLGAIGLINGLTQKQISDMYVTLITPGPLTFSIWSVIYALLLISVIVMIARKKDPYYQEAIERITALFWLSCILNVAWIVMFSFVQVEISTLFIAAFLVTLALIDKKLLEIRQGRRWLLPLTFGLYSGWLFIATVVNAAAALTKLGWNGFGLSNELWAIIMLSVAVVLLGLVMLKLRNAAFPLPVAWAYFGIYLFLKAPEGFQGQYGTLETVSLAGAALLVVIALIAFWRNRFSVLPAGAKK
- a CDS encoding alpha/beta hydrolase, which gives rise to MKPPRAPSGTRKPPKYPIHADFRMLNFRPRLNKLTLALMKTTMKPLIFREKSDGKIKVSRLSLLADNGETLFALLYAPAGIGPDAPCLVYFHGGGFVMRAAPHHFKLAREYALRADCKVLFADYRLAPKHPFPAAVNDCWMTYFYAVSHASELGIDPNRIAVGGDSAGGMLAAAVCLMAKDRKKKMPCAQMLVYPATGDNRETGSMLRYTDVPMCSSKDVVKYAKLYLRGQSAEKREYVSPVDAPSFAGLAPAYVETAEFDCLRDGGILYAERLKAAGVSARVFNTEGTVHGFDVISQSPITRACIDSRAAFLKEAFSRNGPDKPHEST
- a CDS encoding PAS domain S-box protein, with the protein product MPVEYAAGLTGSIADAGTPGYETLKEGLAQLTRTAQPIRFAYLLGLKDGGIVFLADSEPADSPDYSPPGQVYVEESLTTRKPFLTGETVLSEPVTDRWGTWISVLVPVKNDAGSVIAVFGVDYPAKEWNANIFSKVLPEALVVLCVCMLAGLAAFGHGQYQKIKRLNAELDYKKAVYESVFEQAPVGIALMSDKHFSHKSEYGSFAVNPMFEKILGRAKEELAEVDWTDITHPDDLQADLEQYKRFKAGEIKQYEMEKRYLKPDGSPVWVNMIVTAHKLGNNENNHLCPVQDITKQKELDASFGRSKLMQATFIQSSTDMIYLKDENFRHLMVNKALEKFFDKDAADILGKTDFELKDEVFAETCRKSDEEAIAKRATVTSVEFGEGRVFEASKFPVPLDSGKTGVGAYIRDVTAQYEQDEYVRKTAEAEKIIVDFMFGNFTDVRERLDFALQEAIRITGSKYGYIYFYSEEKREFTLNSRTEGVMRDCAVKNAPERYPLEKTGIWGEAVRQRKALIVNDFEAENPLKKGFPEGHVRFRKYMTFPIFENDKIVAVIGFADKERDYTQNDLALMTVFMSSIWTAVKNKEREQENERLLEQTRSMFSEHDAVMLLIEPESGAILDANPSATAFYGYTKEELRGLTIQEINALPPEQVRAMRANAMKEKQKFYAVSHRMKDGSVKMVDVYASPIRYMGKKALYSVVVDASDREAAYARIEDLNIRDFLTGIYNRNYYERARKELDTDAFLPLSVIVADINGVRLINESYGAAAGDALIKETAGLLRGCMREGDVLARTGGDDFSILLPNTDRVTASAMLHKIAEACDARNAALSDEAFKISLSLGYGAKEGPDEPFGAAEQDADAFMRKRKLLERMSHLNATFNSIMATLDVKSHETETHARRIAWLTGMMAEKLGLAQQDTDNLRLFSLLHDIGKIGVPDSILNKPGRLTPDEWAVMQKHTVIGKNIAMTVPDLEGIAEYILCHHERWDGSGYPQGLKGEQIPLLSRILALADAFDAMTGERVYRDPTSREEALWEIGRCAGTQFDPELAKLFVTLPIDKEPEDKKR